TCATGCGGAGCGCGATCGCGCTCGCGCTGTTCGCCGCCGTCCCGGCCTTCGCGGACGTCACGCTCGACGGCCGGTCCGTCACGCCCGAATCGATCGCACGCATCGCCGACGGCGAAGCCGTGTCGATCGCGCCGGCCGCCCGGCAGCGGGTCGTCGCCGCGCACGACGTGCTGCTGAAGGCCGCCGCGGCCGGCCAGCAGATCTACGGGCTGACGGTCGGCGTCGGCCTCAATAAAGACCGCGAGATGGTCGATGCGCACGGCAAGCTGAGCCAGGAGGTCATCGACGCGTCGACGCGCTTCAACATCGGGCTGATCCACGCGCACTCGGGCAGCGTCGGCCCTGACATGAGCGTGCGCGTGGCCCGCGCCGCAATGGCCGCCCGCCTGAACGCGATGCTCGACGGCGGCGCCGGCGTGCAGCCCGCAATCGTTGATGCGTACGCGCAGTTCCTCAATCGCGGCGTCACGCCTGCGATGCCGGCGGACGGCTCGATCGGCGAAGCCGACATCACGATCCTCAGCCACGTCGGCCTCGCGATGCTCGGCGAAGGCGACGTGTACTACCAGGGCCGCAAGGTCGCGGCCGCCGATGCGCTGAAGTCGGCCGGCATCGCGACGATTCGCCCGTACGGCAAGGACGCGCTCGCGATCCTCAGCTCCAACGCGTACTCGGCCGGCATGGGCGCGCTGGCGCTCACCGACATGGCGCGCCTCGCGCAGGTGTCGAAGCTGGTGTTCGCGCTGAGCCTGCAGGGGCTGAACGGCAACGTGTCGCCGTTCCGCGAGGACACGCTCGCGCTGCGGCCGTTCCCGGCCACGCTGCGCGCCGGCACCGCACTGCGCACGCTGCTCGAGGGCAGCAGCCTGTGGAACCGCGATCCGGACCGGCCGCTGCAGGATCCGCTCAGCTTCCGCTCCGGCGTCTACCTGCTCGGCGAAGAGGATCGCACCGCCGACGAAGCGCGTGCGCTGCTGCAGGCGCAGTTGAACTCGAGCGACGACAACCCGGGCGTCGCGGTGGGCGTCACGCCGAAGTCGAACCGCGCACAGGATGCGGCCGGTTATGTCGACGGCGGCGGCGCGGTGCTGCCGAGCGCGAACTTCGAGCCGCTGCCGTGGGTGCTCGCGTTCGAACAGCTCGGGCTCGCACTCGGCCACAACGCGCTCGCGTCCGCGCAGCGCATCGTCAAGCTGAACGATCCGCACCTCACCGGCCTCTCGCGCTTCCTCGGCACCGAGGACACCGTGCACGCGTTCGGCGCAATGGAGAAGCCGCCGACCGCGCTCGCGATGACGGTGAAGTCGCTCGCGATGCCCGTGTCGCTCGACTACCTGCCGGTCGCCGGCGGCATCGAGGACGTCGCGACGAACGCACCCGA
This window of the Burkholderia lata genome carries:
- a CDS encoding HAL/PAL/TAL family ammonia-lyase encodes the protein MQRFLMRSAIALALFAAVPAFADVTLDGRSVTPESIARIADGEAVSIAPAARQRVVAAHDVLLKAAAAGQQIYGLTVGVGLNKDREMVDAHGKLSQEVIDASTRFNIGLIHAHSGSVGPDMSVRVARAAMAARLNAMLDGGAGVQPAIVDAYAQFLNRGVTPAMPADGSIGEADITILSHVGLAMLGEGDVYYQGRKVAAADALKSAGIATIRPYGKDALAILSSNAYSAGMGALALTDMARLAQVSKLVFALSLQGLNGNVSPFREDTLALRPFPATLRAGTALRTLLEGSSLWNRDPDRPLQDPLSFRSGVYLLGEEDRTADEARALLQAQLNSSDDNPGVAVGVTPKSNRAQDAAGYVDGGGAVLPSANFEPLPWVLAFEQLGLALGHNALASAQRIVKLNDPHLTGLSRFLGTEDTVHAFGAMEKPPTALAMTVKSLAMPVSLDYLPVAGGIEDVATNAPDVVQRVQKQIDASYTLLGLELIEAAQAIDLRQRKQPSFTLALATQPLYRALRAKVAFLQSDRPLTPDFRAADALLRAYRD